In Clavibacter californiensis, the sequence CCGAGCTGCTCGCGTCGAGCGCGCGGCGTCTGTCGCGGCTGGCCGCCGCGCACCCGGCCGTCGCGGTCGTCACCGAGAACTGGCGCGAGCTGCTGCCCGACGCGGACGCGGTGCTCGCGCTCCTGGCCGACGCCGTCGACGTGCGCCTCCTCATCGACCTCGGCAACTGGACCATGCCCCACAAGCACGAGCAGCTCGCCCGCATCGCGCCGCACGCGGTCACCTGCCATGCCAAGGCCCACCGCGACGAAGCCGGCCGCCTCGACGACGTCGACTACGCCCGCTCCCTCCGCGTGCTGCAGGACGCGGGCTACCAGGGCGCGCTCGCGATGGTCAACGAGTCGACCCGGCCCGACGGATCCGACGAGTGGGACGGCCTCGAGCAGGAGCACGACGTGGTGCGGCGGGTCTTCGGGTGACGGGAGCCCCGGTGAGCTGAGCCCCTGGTGAGCTGAGCCCGCGTGGGGCGAGCCCGGATCAGCCCAGCGCCGACTCCGCATCCGCCGCGACGGCCTTCTGCACCGCGAACTGGGTGCGGTGCAGCTCCTCGTACCGGCCGCCCGCGGCCAGCAGCTCCTCGTGCGTGCCGCGCTGGACGATCGTGCCGTCCTCGACCACGAGGATCAGGTCCGCGTGGCGGATGGTGGAGAGCCGGTGGGCGATCACCAGGGCCGTGCGCCCCTCGAGCGCCTCGCTGAGCGCGGCCTGCACCGCGGCCTCCGACGTCGAGTCGAGCGCCGCCGTCGCCTCGTCGAGGATCACGACGCGCGGCTGGGCGAGCAGGAGCCGCGCGATGGTCATGCGCTGGCGCTCGCCGCCGGAGAGCCGGTAGCCGCGCTCCCCCACCATGGTGTCGAGCTGGTCGGGCAGCGAGCGGATGAGCGGCTCGAGCCGCGCGCGTCGGACGGCGTCCCACACCTCGTCCTCGGTGGCCTCCGGCCGCGCGAGGCGCAGGTTGGACAGGATCGTCTCGTGGAAGAGGTGGCCGTCCTGGGTCACCATGCCGAGCGTGTGCCGCATGGACGCGAAGGTCACGTCGCGCACGTCGGTCTCCGCGAGCCGCACGGCACCGCTGTCGACGTCGTACAGGCGCGAGAGGAGCTGCGCGATCGTGGACTTGCCGGCGCCTGACGTGCCGACGAGCGCGACGGTCTGCCCCGGCTCGATGCGGAAGGACACGCCGTGCAGCACCTCCTCGCCGCCGCGTGTGTCGAGCGTCGAGACCTCCTCGAGCGAGGCGAGCGACACCTTGTCCGCCGACGGGTAGGCGAAGCGGACGTCGTCGAACTCGACCGCTACCGGGCCCTCGGGGACGCGGACGGAGTCGGGCTTCTCCTGGATGAGCGGCTCGAGGTCCAGCACCTCGAAGACGCGCTCGAAGCTGACGACCGCGCTCATGATCTCGACCCGCGCGTTCGCCAGGCCGGTCAGCGGCGCGTACAGGCGCGTCAGGAGCAGCGCGAGGGTGACGACCTCGCCGGTGTCGAGCTGCCCGCCGAGCGCGAGGGCGCCGCCGAGCCCGTAGACCAGCGCGAGCGCGAGGGCGGAGACGAGCATCAGCGCGGTGACGAAGACGAACTGCAGCATCGCGGTGCGGACCCCGATGTCGCGGACGCGGGCGGCACGGACGCGGAACTCCGCGGACTCCTCGTCCGGGCGGCCGAACAGCTTCACGAGGGTCGCGCCGGGTGCCGAGAAGC encodes:
- a CDS encoding ABC transporter ATP-binding protein, which gives rise to MSMEGVAWSSLYKISSARDGSRGISRESVKRIMTFAVPYRAKLLVFIGLSVVGAFLAVATPVLAGQVVDVIVARGETATIVRLAVVIALVAVADAAVSLVTRWFSARIGEGVILDLRTAVFDHVQKMPIAFFTRTRTGALVSRLNNDVIGAQQAFSGTLSGVVTNVVSLILTLIVMLSTSWLVTVLAVIMLPVFLIPARRMGGRLAALRREAADHNSAMSTQMTERFSAPGATLVKLFGRPDEESAEFRVRAARVRDIGVRTAMLQFVFVTALMLVSALALALVYGLGGALALGGQLDTGEVVTLALLLTRLYAPLTGLANARVEIMSAVVSFERVFEVLDLEPLIQEKPDSVRVPEGPVAVEFDDVRFAYPSADKVSLASLEEVSTLDTRGGEEVLHGVSFRIEPGQTVALVGTSGAGKSTIAQLLSRLYDVDSGAVRLAETDVRDVTFASMRHTLGMVTQDGHLFHETILSNLRLARPEATEDEVWDAVRRARLEPLIRSLPDQLDTMVGERGYRLSGGERQRMTIARLLLAQPRVVILDEATAALDSTSEAAVQAALSEALEGRTALVIAHRLSTIRHADLILVVEDGTIVQRGTHEELLAAGGRYEELHRTQFAVQKAVAADAESALG